The Coprobacter tertius genome includes a region encoding these proteins:
- a CDS encoding 2-oxoacid:acceptor oxidoreductase subunit alpha, with protein sequence MTQKTQVKDLEKVVVRFTGDSGDGMQLAGNLFSNVSAAIGNEISTFPDYPAEIRAPQGTLGGVSGFQVHIGKGVYTPGDQADVLVAMNPAALKTNAKFAKSNAVVIFDTDSFQKSDLEKAAFTTNDPFNELGLNSIQQVPVAISSLVKESLAGSGLDNKAILRCKNMFALGLVCWLFDRPVDQASHLLKNKFAKKPTILEANIKVLTDGYNYGNNIHASISSCRIETANSCKGIYTDINGNTATAYGLIAASEKSGLQLFLGSYPITPASEILHELAKRKDLGVKVVQAEDEIAGVCTAIGASFAGRLAATSTSGPGLALKSEAIGLAVMAELPLVIIDVQRGGPSTGLPTKTEQTDLLQALYGRNGESPVVVVAASTPTNCFDMAFNACKIALEHMTPVILLTDGFIANGSSAWRIPEMEEYPEIRPNYVTADLLEDNWKPYKRDPKSHVRYWAIPGTEGFMHRLGGLEKDFTTSAISTNPENHQKMTDTRQNKIDYIANCIPELELSGKNDADLLVIGWGGTYGHLYSAVEELNSEGYKVALAHFNYINPLPRNTAEILKNFGKIVVCELNNGQFHTYLSSKIPGLSASKYNKVQGQPFMVNELKEHFIKLMEE encoded by the coding sequence ATGACACAAAAAACACAAGTTAAGGATTTAGAAAAAGTGGTAGTACGTTTTACCGGTGACTCCGGTGACGGTATGCAACTTGCCGGAAATCTTTTTTCTAATGTTTCGGCTGCTATCGGAAACGAAATTTCCACATTTCCCGATTATCCCGCTGAAATCAGAGCGCCACAAGGCACTTTAGGCGGAGTATCGGGCTTTCAGGTGCATATCGGAAAAGGCGTTTATACCCCAGGTGATCAAGCCGATGTTTTAGTAGCCATGAATCCAGCTGCACTGAAGACCAACGCGAAATTTGCCAAATCAAATGCCGTTGTCATATTCGATACCGATTCTTTTCAGAAAAGCGATCTCGAAAAAGCAGCTTTCACAACGAATGATCCGTTTAATGAACTCGGGCTCAACAGCATACAACAAGTTCCTGTTGCTATTTCATCTCTGGTAAAAGAATCTTTAGCCGGATCGGGACTTGACAATAAAGCGATACTCAGGTGTAAAAATATGTTTGCTCTGGGCCTCGTCTGCTGGTTATTCGACCGTCCGGTCGACCAGGCGTCCCATTTGCTGAAGAATAAATTCGCTAAGAAACCGACTATCCTCGAAGCCAATATAAAGGTACTGACCGACGGGTATAACTACGGGAACAATATACATGCCTCGATATCTTCATGCCGTATAGAAACAGCAAACTCCTGCAAAGGTATATATACCGATATCAACGGAAATACAGCTACAGCTTACGGGCTGATTGCGGCTTCAGAAAAATCGGGATTACAGCTTTTTCTCGGAAGTTACCCCATAACACCGGCCAGTGAAATATTGCATGAATTGGCTAAAAGAAAAGATTTGGGCGTAAAAGTAGTACAAGCCGAAGACGAGATCGCCGGAGTATGTACCGCCATCGGGGCCAGTTTTGCAGGACGCTTAGCTGCAACCTCGACATCTGGTCCCGGATTAGCCTTAAAAAGTGAGGCTATCGGCTTAGCCGTCATGGCCGAATTACCGCTTGTGATCATAGATGTTCAACGAGGCGGTCCCTCGACAGGTCTTCCGACAAAAACTGAACAAACCGACTTACTACAAGCATTATATGGCCGAAACGGAGAAAGCCCCGTAGTAGTAGTTGCAGCCTCGACCCCGACAAACTGTTTCGATATGGCGTTCAATGCTTGTAAAATAGCTTTAGAGCATATGACACCTGTTATACTGCTGACCGACGGCTTCATCGCAAACGGTTCTTCCGCATGGCGCATCCCTGAAATGGAAGAATATCCCGAAATAAGGCCTAATTACGTAACAGCAGATCTTCTCGAAGACAACTGGAAACCTTACAAACGAGATCCGAAATCACATGTCCGCTACTGGGCGATACCCGGAACAGAAGGATTTATGCACCGACTGGGAGGATTAGAAAAAGACTTTACGACAAGTGCGATTTCTACAAATCCTGAAAATCACCAGAAGATGACCGATACCCGCCAAAACAAAATAGATTATATCGCGAATTGCATTCCCGAACTCGAATTATCAGGGAAAAACGATGCCGACCTTCTGGTCATAGGCTGGGGAGGGACTTACGGGCATCTTTATTCGGCCGTAGAAGAATTGAATAGCGAAGGATATAAAGTAGCATTAGCTCATTTCAACTATATCAATCCATTACCTCGCAATACAGCCGAAATATTGAAAAATTTCGGCAAAATAGTTGTTTGCGAACTCAATAACGGACAATTCCACACTTACCTCAGTTCAAAAATTCCAGGTCTGAGCGCATCGAAATATAACAAAGTACAAGGCCAACCATTTATGGTAAACGAACTGAAAGAACATTTTATTAAACTTATGGAGGAATAA
- a CDS encoding alanine dehydrogenase, giving the protein MKDRILHMTQEGLCPQEQLCEICKNAESLCIGLPKEGYKKEKRFPLTPEAVAILTKAGIHVIIESQAGISINYSDLLYAESGAEITDEKAMVFQADIILKITPITVEEANLIKPGATVVSLFQPQYQNGEAIQVLLQKRIVAMAFDEITDEENHRIFADILDEIDGRAAMVTASYLLSNSSGGKGILMGGIPGIAPAEVVILGAGLAGRAAAISALGQGAMVRLFDNNVPRLRNASDLLGTHIFTSTLHPKVLKHALEAADVVIGTSCDTQFILPEEEIKKMKKGALLIDLCIGKGGCFETSNCPNSPQDKIFEKFEILHYCLSSIGSSVARTASMALSNLFLPILLDIADKNGIANKIKTDPGFRRAIYLLNGKVVNREIAQRFNLPFCDIALFIAIF; this is encoded by the coding sequence ATGAAAGACCGTATTTTACATATGACACAAGAAGGATTATGCCCGCAGGAACAATTATGCGAAATCTGTAAAAATGCCGAATCGTTATGTATCGGACTCCCTAAGGAAGGTTACAAAAAAGAAAAAAGGTTTCCTCTTACCCCTGAGGCAGTCGCTATTTTAACAAAAGCAGGCATACATGTGATCATAGAATCACAAGCAGGAATCAGTATTAATTATTCCGACTTATTATATGCCGAATCAGGAGCAGAAATTACCGATGAAAAGGCAATGGTCTTTCAAGCTGATATTATTTTAAAAATCACTCCCATTACTGTAGAAGAAGCCAATCTTATAAAACCGGGTGCAACCGTCGTATCTTTATTTCAACCACAATACCAAAACGGGGAAGCCATACAAGTTCTATTACAAAAACGAATTGTTGCTATGGCTTTTGACGAAATAACAGATGAAGAAAATCATCGTATTTTTGCTGATATTCTCGATGAAATAGACGGAAGAGCCGCAATGGTGACCGCTTCTTATCTTCTCAGCAATTCGTCGGGAGGAAAAGGTATTTTAATGGGTGGTATTCCAGGCATCGCACCGGCAGAGGTGGTAATTCTGGGTGCAGGACTTGCCGGTAGGGCTGCCGCCATTTCGGCTTTAGGACAAGGAGCCATGGTACGCCTTTTCGACAATAATGTACCGAGACTCAGAAATGCGTCAGATCTACTCGGAACGCATATTTTTACTTCCACACTTCATCCGAAAGTATTAAAGCATGCTCTCGAAGCGGCAGATGTAGTAATCGGGACATCCTGCGATACGCAATTTATATTGCCCGAGGAAGAAATTAAAAAAATGAAAAAAGGGGCGTTATTGATCGATCTTTGCATCGGAAAAGGAGGTTGTTTCGAAACTTCGAACTGTCCCAACAGCCCGCAAGATAAAATATTCGAAAAATTCGAGATACTTCATTATTGTCTTTCCAGTATCGGATCATCAGTGGCACGCACCGCATCAATGGCTTTAAGTAATTTATTCTTACCGATATTACTCGATATAGCCGATAAAAACGGAATAGCCAACAAAATTAAAACCGACCCAGGATTTCGAAGAGCCATTTATCTACTCAACGGCAAAGTCGTTAACCGAGAAATTGCACAGCGCTTTAACCTCCCATTCTGCGATATAGCCCTCTTTATTGCAATTTTCTGA
- a CDS encoding shikimate kinase codes for MKRIFLIGYMGAGKTTLGKQLAEKLNYEFIDLDHYIENRYRKTVGSIFEEKGEDGFRKIEHNMLHEAGEFDNVIIATGGGAPCFYNNIEYMNTQGITIYLKTSPLTLHQRLKVARNSRPLLRDKTEEELLTYICDNIERRSCHYEKASLIFNADHLDSYQDIEQATNALITLIRKTGYL; via the coding sequence ATGAAGAGGATTTTTTTAATTGGATATATGGGTGCCGGCAAAACGACACTCGGTAAACAGCTTGCCGAGAAACTGAATTATGAGTTTATCGACCTCGACCATTACATAGAAAACCGGTACCGTAAAACGGTAGGCTCTATTTTTGAAGAAAAAGGAGAAGACGGTTTTCGCAAAATCGAGCATAATATGCTGCATGAAGCCGGTGAATTCGATAATGTTATAATCGCAACGGGAGGAGGGGCTCCCTGCTTTTACAACAACATAGAATATATGAATACTCAAGGAATTACCATATACCTTAAAACCTCTCCTCTGACACTACACCAAAGATTAAAAGTTGCCCGTAACTCCCGGCCTTTACTACGAGATAAAACCGAAGAAGAACTGCTTACTTACATTTGTGATAATATTGAACGCCGGTCTTGCCATTACGAGAAAGCCTCTCTCATTTTCAACGCCGACCACCTCGATTCCTATCAAGATATCGAGCAGGCTACTAATGCATTGATAACCCTGATAAGAAAAACAGGATATTTATAA
- a CDS encoding ribonuclease H1 domain-containing protein gives MEKYKYYVVWEGLAPGIYDTWEECRLQVENVKGAKYKSFDSKEAAVRAFRGKPEDHLGILNRVAQAMHQVNTVAEASSRSPYIVDSIAVDAACSGNPGDMEYRGVYVPTRQEIFRIGPFPEGTNNIGEFLAIVHGLALLKKKNSSLPIYSDSANALLWVKNKKCKTKLQRNERNSPIFDLIERAEKWLETNTYTTPLLKWETRKWGEIPADFGRK, from the coding sequence ATGGAGAAGTATAAATACTATGTCGTTTGGGAAGGATTGGCTCCTGGAATATATGATACCTGGGAGGAATGTCGTTTGCAGGTCGAGAATGTGAAAGGCGCCAAATACAAGAGTTTCGATTCGAAAGAAGCTGCGGTGAGGGCTTTTCGTGGAAAACCGGAAGATCACCTTGGTATCCTCAATCGTGTAGCGCAGGCTATGCATCAGGTAAATACTGTAGCGGAAGCAAGTAGCCGATCTCCTTACATTGTCGATAGTATCGCTGTAGACGCTGCTTGTAGCGGTAATCCGGGAGATATGGAGTATCGGGGAGTATATGTACCTACTCGTCAGGAAATATTTCGTATAGGTCCTTTCCCTGAAGGAACAAATAATATTGGCGAATTTTTGGCAATTGTACATGGCTTAGCTTTATTAAAAAAGAAAAATAGTTCGTTACCGATTTATTCAGATAGTGCTAATGCTTTATTGTGGGTGAAAAATAAAAAATGTAAGACGAAATTGCAACGCAATGAACGTAACTCTCCGATTTTCGATCTTATAGAAAGAGCTGAAAAATGGCTCGAAACAAATACATATACTACTCCGTTATTAAAATGGGAAACGCGTAAGTGGGGCGAAATTCCTGCTGATTTTGGCCGTAAATAA